Proteins encoded in a region of the Vicia villosa cultivar HV-30 ecotype Madison, WI linkage group LG5, Vvil1.0, whole genome shotgun sequence genome:
- the LOC131607370 gene encoding polygalacturonase-like has translation MSNNNYPLPFLFLIITLSCSFNFSTVTSSTYNVIQFGAKPDGITDSTKAFLNAWTKACSSPYPAAIYVPQGKFLLGTITFNGNCANKAISITIDGTLIASSNYRVTRKASNWLSFQNVDGVSIRSGVLDGQGTALWNCKNSNTRNCPTGATTLEFFNSKNIMISGLTSINSQMFHIVFYGCQYVKTQGVKIVAAGNSPNTDGIHVQMSFHVTIVNSKIQTGDDCISIGPGTNNLWIEKIECGPGHGISIGSLGWELNEPGVQNVTVKTVTFTGTQNGVRIKSWGRASNGFVRNVFFQDAIMVNVQNPIVIDQNYCPDNKNCPGQASGVKISDVTYQDIHGTSATQVAVKFDCSSKYPCSGIKLEDVKLTYKNQVAEASCNHAGGAALGLVLPESCF, from the exons ATGTCAAACAATAATTATCCTCTTCCTTTTCTCTTCCTCATAATCACACTCTCTTGTTCCTTCAATTTCTCAACTGTTACATCATCCACATACAATGTAATCCAATTCGGAGCCAAACCAGACGGAATAACCGATTCCACTAAAGCTTTCCTAAATGCATGGACTAAGGCATGTTCGTCTCCATATCCCGCAGCAATTTACGTTCCACAAGGGAAATTCTTACTTGGAACTATAACATTTAATGGAAATTGTGCTAACAAAGCTATTTCCATAACCATTGATGGTACTTTGATTGCCTCATCTAATTACCGTGTCACCCGTAAAGCCAGTAACTGGTTGAGCTTTCAGAATGTAGACGGAGTTTCAATTCGCAGCGGAGTGCTTGATGGCCAGGGTACTGCCTTGTGGAATTGTAAAAATTCTAACACAAGGAATTGCCCAACCGGAGCCACG ACATTGGAATTTTTCAACTCAAAAAACATTATGATAAGTGGATTGACATCTATAAATAGTCAAATGTTCCACATAGTGTTCTATGGATGTCAGTATGTAAAAACACAAGGCGTAAAAATTGTGGCTGCCGGAAATAGCCCTAACACCGACGGTATTCATGTCCAAATGTCCTTCCATGTCACCATTGTCAACTCCAAAATTCAAACCGGTGACGACTGTATCTCAATCGGACCTGGCACTAATAATTTGTGGATTGAAAAGATTGAATGTGGACCAGGACACGGAATAAG CATTGGAAGCTTAGGATGGGAATTAAACGAACCAGGAGTACAAAATGTGACTGTTAAAACAGTTACATTTACAGGAACTCAAAATGGTGTTAGAATAAAATCATGGGGTAGAGCTAGCAATGGATTTGTTAGGAACGTCTTTTTCCAAGATGCAATTATGGTTAATGTCCAAAACCCAATTGTTATTGACCAGAATTACTGCCCAGACAACAAAAACTGCCCCGGTCAG GCGTCTGGAGTTAAAATCAGTGATGTGACATACCAAGATATTCATGGAACATCAGCAACACAAGTAGCTGTGAAATTTGATTGTAGTTCAAAGTATCCATGCAGTGGGATTAAATTGGAGGATGTAAAACTTACATACAAAAACCAAGTAGCTGAAGCATCTTGTAACCATGCTGGTGGTGCTGCATTGGGTTTAGTTCTACCAGAGAGTtgcttttaa
- the LOC131607371 gene encoding polygalacturonase-like — protein sequence MSNNNSPLPYLLLIITLSCSFNFSTAKSTSYNVIQFGAKPDGITDSTKAFLNAWTKACSSPYPATIYVPQGKFLLGTITFTGNCANKAISITIDGTLISSFNYRVTGKGGTWLRFQHVDGVSIRGGVLDGQGSALWNCKNSKKKNCPTGATTLEFISSKNIMLSGLTSINSQMFHIVFNGCQYVKTQDVKIVAAGNSPNTDGIHVQLSSHVTILNSKIRTGDDCISIGPGTNNLWIEKIECGPGHGISIGSLGWELNEPGVQNVTVKTVTFTGTQNGVRIKSWGRASNGFVRNIFFQDAIMVNVQNPIVIDQNYCPDNKNCPGQASGIKISDVTYQDIHGTSATQVAVKFDCSSKYPCKGIKLKDVKLTYKNQVAEASCNHAGGAALGLVQPESCL from the exons ATGTCAAACAATAATTCTCCTCTTCCTTATCTCCTCCTCATAATCACACTTTCTTGTTCCTTCAATTTCTCAACTGCAAAATCAACCTCATACAATGTAATCCAATTCGGAGCCAAACCAGACGGAATAACCGATTCCACTAAAGCGTTCCTAAATGCATGGACTAAGGCATGTTCGTCGCCGTATCCAGCAACAATTTACGTTCCACAAGGGAAATTCTTACTTGGAACTATAACATTTACCGGAAATTGTGCTAACAAAGCTATTTCTATAACCATTGATGGTACTTTGATCTCTTCGTTTAATTACCGTGTCACCGGTAAAGGCGGTACATGGTTGAGGTTTCAGCATGTTGACGGAGTTTCAATTCGCGGCGGCGTGCTTGATGGCCAGGGCTCCGCCTTGTGGAACtgtaaaaattctaaaaaaaagaaTTGCCCAACCGGAGCCACG ACATTGGAATTTATCAGTTCGAAAAATATTATGCTAAGTGGATTGACGTCCATAAATAGTCAAATGTTCCACATAGTTTTCAATGGATGTCAATATGTAAAAACTCAAGATGTAAAAATTGTGGCTGCTGGAAATAGTCCTAACACCGACGGCATCCATGTCCAATTGTCTTCCCATGTCACCATCCTCAATTCTAAAATACGCACCGGTGATGATTGTATCTCAATTGGACCTGGCACCAATAATTTGTGGATTGAAAAGATTGAATGTGGACCGGGACACGGAATAAG CATTGGAAGCTTGGGATGGGAATTAAATGAACCAGGTGTACAAAATGTGACAGTTAAAACGGTTACATTCACAGGAACTCAAAATGGTGTTAGAATAAAATCATGGGGTAGAGCTAGCAATGGATTTGTTAGGAACATATTTTTCCAAGATGCAATTATGGTTAATGTCCAAAACCCAATTGTCATTGATCAGAATTACTGCCCAGACAACAAAAACTGCCCCGGTCAG GCCTCTGGAATTAAAATCAGTGATGTAACATACCAAGACATTCATGGAACATCAGCAACACAAGTAGCTGTGAAATTTGACTGTAGTTCAAAGTATCCATGCAAAGGGATAAAATTGAAGGATGTAAAACTTACATACAAAAACCAAGTAGCTGAAGCATCTTGTAACCATGCTGGTGGAGCTGCATTGGGTTTAGTTCAACCAGAGAGTtgcttataa